The Sphingomonas aliaeris genome segment TGCCACTGCCGATGGACGATCCTCGAACAGGCGAAGCATTTCGTCGCCCGATTTCAGATAACGCTCCGCATTCGGCCGCAGGATGCGACCGGCCTGCTGTACCTTCACGCCCGCACGAATGCAGGTGAGGATATCGTGTAGCGGGCGGGCATCGGGACCGGCATACAAGGCGTCGCACGTGGCGATCACCGGCACGCCGGCGTCGTCCGCGATCCGGCACAGCCCGCTCAACCGGCGCCGGTCCGATCCCTGGAACGGCATCGTCGCGCCCAGCCAGACGCGGTCCGGTGCGGCGCGTCTCAATCGTGCGAGCGTGGTCGCCAGATCGCCTGTATTAGGCCGCGCCTGCCAGTATCGCGGCTGATCCGGCGCGATCGTCTCGGCACCGGGCAGCGCCACGACGTTCGGAGCGGGCTCCTGCGCATCCCGTATTTCCTGCGTGTTCCGTCCGGGCCTGTTTTCTGCCGCCATCGCGCCGTTCTCGGCAGGATCGAAGCTGCTTTCGGGCATTACGATCAACAGCAGGTCCTCGAGATGCGCGAACAGGTCGGCAATCTCCAGCAGGCATCCCCCTTTCAACGCGCGCCCGTTCCCGACCGTCAGCAGGCGAGTCAGCCGGCCCCACCCGTAGCGCGTGGCCGGATAGGCGACGATGTCCGGCGTGCCGTCAGCGAATACCAGGCGCGCGCCCGAGACGACGCGCAGGTCCGTCTCGCACGCTGCATGTTCCTCGGGCGTCAGTATCACCGGTTCGCCGCGCCGTTCTTTATCGGCAAGCCAAGCCTCGCGCGCCTTGTCCGGTGCATCGCGAAGCGCAACCCAGGCGCGCACGACCCCCGCCACCGTATTGCGATCCGCGATGCCGATGCCGCGCAGCCCCTGCGCGACCGCCTGCGCGACCATGTCGCTCGGATGCGATGCACCGTGCAGGAACGAATAGTTGGTGGCGGCGGCCAGTTCGGCGAAGGGCGTGCCCGTCGTCATGCGAACAGGCCGTGGACATACCATCCGGGCGCCGCACGTTCCGTGCCGTACAGACCGTGGCGGAACACCCAGAAACGCCGGCCACGCGCATCTTCTATACGGTAATAATCGCGCGTCGGCCGGGTCGGGCCATCATGCCACCATTCGGCGGCGATGCGTTCCGGCCCTTCGAAACGCGTGACGTCGTGCAGCGTACGGCGCCAGCGGAATTGCCGCGGCGGGCCGTCCGGCACCTCTGCCGTGACCTGGATCGGCTGCGGCGGATCAAACAGGTGCAGCGGGCGTGACGGCGGTTCGCCGGGTGTCGGCGCCTCCCATGTCGTGGCGACCGTTTCGACCGCGGGCAGCGCGAGCACCGCCTGTTCGGGAATGTGCGTGTCCTGCGCGCGCAACCGGCGGAAGCGTCCGCGACCCAGCCGAGTACTTAACCGATCGATCAATGTCGCCAACTCGCCCTCCGCGACCGCGCCGCCTTCCAGCTGCAATTGCGTCGGCGCGAGCGGACCCAGCGTCGGTACGCTCAGGCGGACCATGTCGAAGCCAAAGCCCGGATCGATCGGATCCGCCAATCCCTCGATCCGTTCCTCGAACAGGCGGATGACGACTTTCGGATCGCGCACTTCCAGGCTCGTCTCGACGACAAGATCGACCGCCAGTCCGTCGCTGCGAAACAATCGCGCGGCGAATTTGCGTCCGCCCTGATGCCGCTCGGCCATCGTCTCCGCAGCCTCGCACGCCAGCGATTCGAGGATGTCGAGCGCGGCGGCGGTCTGCGTCAACGGTTCGGCAAGCCGCCGTTCGACCGTCAATGCAGGCTCCGTCCGGCGCGGTACGATGCGGCTGTCCGACTTGCCGGTCAGCCGAGCGAGCGACGCGACCATCGCATCGCCGAACCGCGCGGCGAGTGGAGCGCTGGAGCGGCCCGCCAGATCGCCGATCGTCTTCAGTCCCGCGCGGCGCAGAGCCAGTTCGGTATCGGGGTCCAGCCGCAATGCGACGACGCCAAGCCGCCGCACCGCCGCGGCCTCGTCGGGCGCGGGCATTGTCTGGAACCGGGCCAGCGCCTGTGCCGCCTCGGGCGTGCGGGCCAGCGCGTGCCGTGCCTGCACGCCAAACGCCGCCAGCCGTCGTTCCACGTCTGCGGCCAGATCGTCTTCGGTCCATCCCGCATGCATGCAGCCCGTGATGTCGAGCGTCAGCCCGTCCATCCCGTCGATCGCAACCAGCGGGGTATAGCGATCGCATCCCTCCGCAATGCGCTCCAGCAGCGCATCGTCTGCGGCAGGATCGGCTTCGATCGCGGCCAGTTCGGGCACGCGCGCGCGGGCATCTGCCAGCGCCATGCCAGCGTCGATGCCCAGCGCCTGCGCCGCGCGATCGACCGCCACCAGCCGCATCGCACCGCGCTGTTTCTCGACGAAGACATAGGGGTTATCCGGCGCGCCGTGCCGCGCCAGCCGATCCGCTGCCAGGAACGGGAACCACAGCGCCAGAAAGCGCCGCCTGATATCCTGCCGACCGGAAGATTGCCTCGTCACGATCCCACTCCACACACCAGCGTCCGCCGGCCTTTCCGCCGCGTCGTCGCGACAATTCCACATCCAGCGTCGGAAACCCCGGCGCGTTCGCCGCCAGCGGCGATGCCGCCGCCGACCGTATTTGCCACCGCGTATGCGCCGCACTGGGCGATGGTTCGGCGAGCACGCGCAGCATCAGCGCCGTCACGCCAGAGGCTTCCGCCGCCACCGCCAGTCGCCGGCTGGCGGTCAGGTCCAGCGCCCGGGGGAGCGCCACAGTTCGATCACCACGATCCCGGCATCCGCGCACCGCACGACCTCCGCCGCGACTCGCAGCACCGAAAGCGCATCGGGCAGCAACCCGACGATCAGATCGGTGCCGCGCAGATCCAGCTGTACCAGACCGGGCATGTGCAGCGCGCCGCCGGCCCCCTGCACGCCCTCCTCCTTCAGCCACACGACCGATCCCGTACCCCCGCGCCGTACGATCATTGCCGCAAATCCGGCGGCGCTGCTCGCATCCTCCGCATCGGCCGCGAAGATTTCATGCAGCCGCCCCCGCTCCAGCCCGCCCCCAAGGCTGGCATCGATCCCGGCATGACCCAACACTGTGACGCCCGACGTTTCCGTCTGGCGCCGCCCCTCGATTTGAGAGACACGCTGCCTGAGCGCCGTAAAAGCTATGACCGAATCGCGCATTTCCGTTCCCGTTATGTTCCTGTTCTTCCTGATACGGATTTGAGTCAAGCATCGTGATTTGAACGATAAGTGACGTGTTCAATGTCACGGCCATGCTTAGATAGCGAAGAAGCGTCGGATGCTGGCAGGGGCGCCCTCCGAATTGAGGGCATCAGGCCAGCCGGTCGAACATACCCGCCCTGACGAAAACTGGATCGTCGCGTGATTGTTCTGAATTAAAGTCCCCGCTACGAGCACCACGAATGGTACGAAACCGAGCCGATTCCATTTTGGTATCGGAGGGTCGAGTCGGGGGCGACCAGGGCATGGACATTGAGACTTTCGATATCGCCGGCCCCGTTGCGATGCGGCCGGTCCGGCGGGGTGATGCGCGGGGCTATTTTGCCGAGACTTTTCGCGCGGACGCGTTCGAGCAAGCGGTGGGCGACATCGCCTTCGTCCAGGAAAACGAGTCGCTTAGCGCCAAGGTCGGGACGATCCGCGGGCTGCATTTCCAAACGGACCCGTTCGCGCAGGGTAAGCTGGTACGATGCATCGCCGGCGCGCTGCTGGACGTCGCGGTGGATATCCGTACCGGTTCGCCAACCTTCGGCCGATGGATCGCGCTGGAACTTTCCGCCGAGAATGGGCAGCAATTGTGGGTGCCGCCGGGATTCGCGCACGGCTTCTGCACGCTGCTGCCCGACACGATGCTCGCCTATAAGGTAACCGCTTATTACGACCATGCGAGCGACA includes the following:
- a CDS encoding Y-family DNA polymerase, which codes for MTRQSSGRQDIRRRFLALWFPFLAADRLARHGAPDNPYVFVEKQRGAMRLVAVDRAAQALGIDAGMALADARARVPELAAIEADPAADDALLERIAEGCDRYTPLVAIDGMDGLTLDITGCMHAGWTEDDLAADVERRLAAFGVQARHALARTPEAAQALARFQTMPAPDEAAAVRRLGVVALRLDPDTELALRRAGLKTIGDLAGRSSAPLAARFGDAMVASLARLTGKSDSRIVPRRTEPALTVERRLAEPLTQTAAALDILESLACEAAETMAERHQGGRKFAARLFRSDGLAVDLVVETSLEVRDPKVVIRLFEERIEGLADPIDPGFGFDMVRLSVPTLGPLAPTQLQLEGGAVAEGELATLIDRLSTRLGRGRFRRLRAQDTHIPEQAVLALPAVETVATTWEAPTPGEPPSRPLHLFDPPQPIQVTAEVPDGPPRQFRWRRTLHDVTRFEGPERIAAEWWHDGPTRPTRDYYRIEDARGRRFWVFRHGLYGTERAAPGWYVHGLFA
- the rfbC gene encoding dTDP-4-dehydrorhamnose 3,5-epimerase — its product is MDIETFDIAGPVAMRPVRRGDARGYFAETFRADAFEQAVGDIAFVQENESLSAKVGTIRGLHFQTDPFAQGKLVRCIAGALLDVAVDIRTGSPTFGRWIALELSAENGQQLWVPPGFAHGFCTLLPDTMLAYKVTAYYDHASDKGLAWDDSAIGIDWPSVADPETLSPKDRVQPVLADLPAYFHHKG